A DNA window from Thermoleophilia bacterium contains the following coding sequences:
- a CDS encoding acyl-CoA dehydrogenase family protein, with product MTVIETSEEIPQEQAGTVDEKPPFSLELNQDQKDIQEWVHGFAEGVMRPAAHEWDEREEFPWEIVQEAAKIGLYGFDGIAQFFADESGLSLPLVNEEMFWGDAGIGMAISGTTLAVASIFGQGTPEQMGEWIPQCFGTADDVKVAAFCSSEPDAGSDVSAVRTMAKYDEASDEWVINGQKAWATNGGIANVHVIIASVDRELGSRGHAAFIIPPNTPGCEQGAKVKKHGIRASHTADVHLDDCRVPGKCLLGGKEKLDERLARVREGKKGKSQAAMATFEASRPVVGAQAIGIARAAYEFALDYAKERVQFGKPIVENQAIAFTLADMKMEIDAARLLVWRASWMGRNQVPFNNAEGSMSKLKSGEVATWVTERAIQILGGNGYTREFPVERMHRDAKIYDIFEGTSEIQRLVISRAISGHHIK from the coding sequence ATGACTGTGATTGAGACTTCCGAAGAAATCCCCCAGGAGCAGGCCGGAACCGTGGACGAGAAGCCGCCGTTCAGCCTCGAACTGAACCAGGACCAGAAGGACATCCAGGAATGGGTGCACGGGTTCGCCGAAGGCGTCATGCGCCCGGCCGCCCACGAATGGGACGAGCGGGAGGAATTCCCTTGGGAAATAGTCCAGGAGGCCGCCAAGATCGGGCTCTATGGCTTTGATGGCATTGCCCAGTTCTTCGCCGACGAAAGTGGACTCAGCCTGCCGCTCGTCAACGAAGAGATGTTCTGGGGAGACGCCGGCATCGGCATGGCGATTTCCGGTACCACGCTGGCCGTAGCGTCGATCTTCGGTCAAGGTACGCCCGAGCAGATGGGCGAATGGATCCCGCAGTGCTTCGGCACCGCTGACGACGTCAAGGTCGCCGCGTTCTGCTCGTCTGAGCCGGATGCAGGTTCCGACGTATCCGCCGTTCGCACGATGGCCAAGTACGACGAGGCCAGCGACGAATGGGTGATCAACGGCCAGAAGGCCTGGGCCACCAACGGTGGCATCGCCAACGTCCACGTGATCATCGCCTCGGTCGACCGTGAGCTCGGCTCACGCGGCCACGCCGCCTTCATCATTCCGCCGAACACCCCCGGCTGCGAGCAGGGCGCCAAGGTCAAGAAGCACGGCATCCGTGCTTCCCACACCGCCGACGTGCACCTCGACGACTGCCGGGTGCCCGGCAAGTGCCTGCTGGGCGGCAAGGAGAAGCTCGACGAGCGCCTCGCCCGGGTCCGTGAGGGCAAGAAGGGCAAGTCTCAGGCCGCCATGGCGACTTTCGAGGCCAGCCGTCCCGTGGTCGGTGCCCAGGCGATCGGTATCGCCCGTGCCGCCTACGAATTCGCCCTCGATTACGCCAAGGAGCGGGTCCAGTTCGGCAAGCCGATCGTCGAGAACCAGGCGATCGCCTTCACCCTCGCCGACATGAAGATGGAGATCGACGCCGCGAGGCTGCTGGTCTGGCGTGCGTCCTGGATGGGCCGAAACCAGGTCCCGTTCAATAACGCCGAAGGTTCGATGTCGAAGCTCAAGTCCGGCGAAGTCGCCACCTGGGTCACCGAACGGGCCATCCAGATCCTGGGCGGCAACGGATACACCCGCGAGTTTCCGGTGGAGAGAATGCACCGCGACGCGAAGATCTACGACATCTTCGAAGGAACCAGCGAGATCCAACGCCTCGTGATTTCCCGAGCGATTTCGGGACACCACATCAAGTAG